A section of the Octopus bimaculoides isolate UCB-OBI-ISO-001 chromosome 17, ASM119413v2, whole genome shotgun sequence genome encodes:
- the LOC106867989 gene encoding metalloprotease mig-17 yields MFILNLTSSVFVSFSLLLSFLFLFVTLFVSVDQSCGFPTPPNRHLKESEATEIILNRMPIGAKEKKMTNFSKNECNYYKHNAKGKPSKLRFQFLLQNDTVNLLLYLDKISSFDDLPIYRIGKRENRLLYLPVSKHQYQEAASIYVGPKSLMSVKCKKFVIGNRIRTYFDISGMFTHKSKCYGIAPIEKQNDGKKNGQNFHLVYVLHEIKPGDVNFFSYFNAVRRNIKKRGSVRKKRNPQKAFTVELGIVIDFSVYSFFLSMQSGDNMEQKTFDVVYSIKEYYAYMLSTINVVFHSLPDEVFSITVKCRSFFISDNASTSWWIESLHDQSSRVEAVSVWNRFTDWLQEQPLSNTLHYEDHILIITRHSLIQSSEKLLGYTLLLGMCTVNSTSIIQEKFGLYTGLAAAHELGHSLGVLHDGKNNTCDPADEFIMAPSLGPRENEYRLNRFKFSRCSYGYLKNNLHKMTCLLDFDAEVDTELKAFKEMKPGQRYSANWQCQMRFGTKSNIYNCRDKNIFNEAFCTNMWCDNGEGECLKIIPLEGTMCSPREWCKNGRCIYSNTTNIAMQDDEDCWLGDKLFYTTFRMPHVTCHEIVSQQPWYCYNQKFYKECCWTCAFFKYPHLHECEYGDRRTDCLVQNCVAYDFQKRHIDCCFTCRQRSMFDNT; encoded by the coding sequence ATGTTTATACTGAATTTAACATCTTCGGTGTTTGTATCATTTTCATTACTGCtatcgtttttatttttgtttgtgacaTTATTTGTCTCTGTCGATCAGTCGTGTGGTTTTCCTACACCTCCGAACAGACATTTGAAGGAATCAGAagcaacagaaattattttaaacagaATGCCAATTGGTGCTAAAGAAAAGAAGATGACGAACTTTTCGAAAAATGAATGTAATTATTATAAGCATAATGCCAAAGGGAAACCTTCAAAACTTCGCTTTCAATTCTTGCTGCAAAACGACACTGTTAATTTATTACTGTATTTAGACAAAATTTCCTCGTTTGATGATTTACCGATATATCGTATTGGAAAACGTGAAAATCGATTACTCTATCTTCCGGTTTCTAAACATCAATATCAAGAAGCTGCTTCGATTTACGTCGGACCTAAGTCGTTGATGTCTGTGAAGTGTAAGAAGTTTGTAATTGGTAACCGGATAAGAACTTACTTTGACATTTCAGGGATGTTCACACACAAATCGAAATGTTATGGTATAGCACCGATTGAAAAACAGAATGACGGTAAGAAGAACGGTCAGAATTTTCATTTAGTTTACGTATTGCATGAAATCAAACCGGGCGacgttaattttttttcatattttaatgctGTTAGACGTAACATTAAAAAACGAGGTTCAGTTCGCAAGAAGAGAAACCCGCAAAAGGCATTCACCGTTGAACTTGGCATTGTAATTGATTTTAGTGTTTATTCGTTTTTCCTATCAATGCAGAGTGGTGATAACATGGAACAAAAAACATTCGATGTTGTTTATTCGATCAAAGAATATTACGCTTACATGCTGTCCACCATCAACGTGGTCTTCCATTCGCTTCCGGACGAAGTTTTTAGCATAACCGTTAAATGCAGAAGTTTTTTCATTTCTGATAACGCAAGTACTTCATGGTGGATTGAATCTCTTCATGATCAGTCGAGTCGAGTTGAAGCTGTTTCTGTGTGGAATAGGTTTACCGACTGGTTGCAGGAACAACCGCTCAGCAATACTTTACACTACGAAGACCACATTCTGATAATAACCCGTCACAGCTTGATCCAGTCGAGTGAAAAATTATTAGGTTACACACTGCTGTTAGGAATGTGTACTGTGAATTCTACAAGCATCATTCAAGAGAAGTTTGGTCTCTACACAGGACTAGCGGCGGCACACGAGCTAGGACACAGTTTGGGAGTTTTACACGATGGAAAAAATAACACATGTGACCCAGCCGATGAATTTATCATGGCACCTAGTCTCGGTCCTCGCGAAAATGAATATAGATTGAACAGATTCAAGTTCTCTCGTTGTTCATATGGTTATTTAAAGAACAACTTGCATAAGATGACTTGTCTTTTAGACTTCGATGCTGAGGTTGATACTGAATTGAAAGCTTTCAAAGAAATGAAGCCGGGACAGAGATACAGTGCGAATTGGCAGTGCCAAATGCGGTTCGGAACAAAATCTAATATCTACAATTGTCGAGACAAGAATATTTTCAATGAAGCATTTTGTACGAACATGTGGTGTGACAATGGTGAAGGTGAATGTTTGAAAATTATTCCTTTAGAAGGCACAATGTGTAGCCCGAGGGAGTGGTGCAAAAATGGCCGTTGTATTTATTCAAACACAACAAATATCGCAATGCAAGACGATGAAGACTGCTGGTTGGGAGATAAATTATTCTACACAACCTTCCGAATGCCTCATGTTACGTGTCACGAAATTGTATCCCAACAACCGTGGTATTGTTACAATCAAAAGTTCTACAAAGAATGCTGTTGGACATGTGCATTCTTCAAATATCCACATTTACATGAATGCGAATACGGCGACCGCCGAACTGATTGTTTAGTCCAGAACTGTGTCGCTTACGACTTCCAGAAACGCCACATCGACTGTTGTTTTACGTGCCGTCAGAGAAGCATGTTTGATAACACATGA